The following are encoded in a window of Paenibacillaceae bacterium GAS479 genomic DNA:
- a CDS encoding YbbR domain-containing protein — translation MDKWLSHPTAVKILSVVIGILLWAVVHFDPESTPNTVTSTTETKSVDMVSIKTEGLDESSYALKLLEPSVARMMVRGSRSALAFTEDDDYSVSVNLSGKGPGTYTVPLTVGKLPRGIELLTVSPAQVEVVIDRLESGTFEAGVVTQGKPAESYEVGAPIIKPGNSVQVTLPAQDLARVGSVKVFVNVDGEQETVRDKKARMIVFDKSGNEIQGAILEPQTLDVEVPITLPGKAVPLQIGNKGKLPDGLSLQAIETRVKEVTVYGNRDKLESVNLLAVDVDLTQIKASGEVELELLPPEGMKAVEPSKVKVMVTLASSDVRTLEVPILLENTGSGLDASLETPEDGTASIQVRGTPEELASVKVGDIRAIADLQDLKEGTHEVRLQVTLPNFVEAAGEAPLVTVRLTASEPASTLPGEDGGSPSPTPTPSSPPNGGTPDPGSNEDEPGAAGNMGHSNGGDGNENPG, via the coding sequence ATGGATAAATGGCTGAGCCATCCTACGGCAGTCAAAATTCTATCGGTCGTCATTGGCATATTACTTTGGGCCGTCGTTCATTTTGACCCGGAGTCAACGCCCAATACGGTCACCTCTACAACGGAGACTAAAAGCGTCGACATGGTCAGCATCAAAACCGAAGGGCTCGATGAGAGCTCCTATGCGCTCAAGCTTCTTGAGCCAAGTGTAGCCAGAATGATGGTGCGGGGCAGTCGATCAGCGCTGGCTTTTACGGAGGATGACGATTACTCGGTAAGCGTCAATCTCAGCGGCAAAGGGCCAGGTACGTACACAGTTCCGCTTACGGTGGGCAAGTTGCCTCGCGGGATTGAGCTTCTCACCGTATCTCCAGCCCAGGTTGAAGTCGTTATTGATCGTTTAGAGAGCGGCACTTTTGAGGCCGGCGTCGTTACGCAAGGCAAACCTGCAGAGTCATATGAAGTTGGCGCGCCGATCATCAAGCCGGGCAATTCCGTGCAAGTCACATTGCCAGCTCAGGACCTCGCTAGAGTCGGTTCGGTGAAGGTTTTTGTGAATGTGGATGGCGAACAGGAGACGGTTCGAGACAAAAAGGCGCGGATGATCGTCTTTGATAAGTCGGGCAATGAAATCCAGGGAGCGATATTGGAACCCCAGACGCTGGATGTAGAGGTACCGATTACGCTGCCTGGCAAGGCGGTCCCGCTGCAGATTGGAAATAAGGGCAAGTTACCTGATGGCCTCTCGCTTCAAGCAATTGAGACTCGCGTCAAGGAAGTAACGGTATATGGTAATCGTGATAAGCTGGAATCCGTCAATCTACTCGCGGTCGATGTAGATCTGACACAGATCAAGGCATCCGGCGAGGTGGAGCTAGAGCTTTTGCCGCCAGAAGGAATGAAGGCGGTGGAGCCGAGCAAAGTGAAGGTAATGGTTACACTCGCCTCCTCCGATGTCAGGACGTTAGAGGTTCCAATCCTGTTAGAGAATACTGGTAGTGGCCTGGACGCTTCGCTGGAGACTCCAGAGGACGGCACGGCCAGCATCCAGGTGCGAGGTACTCCGGAAGAGTTGGCTAGTGTTAAGGTCGGCGATATTCGGGCCATTGCCGATTTGCAGGATCTTAAAGAGGGCACGCATGAAGTGCGTCTGCAGGTGACTTTACCGAATTTTGTAGAGGCTGCTGGTGAAGCTCCGCTGGTGACTGTGCGGCTGACCGCGAGCGAGCCTGCTTCTACGCTGCCAGGTGAGGATGGCGGCTCGCCTTCCCCAACTCCGACGCCAAGTAGTCCTCCTAATGGAGGAACTCCAGATCCTGGATCTAATGAGGACGAGCCCGGTGCAGCAGGTAACATGGGGCACAGCAATGGGGGCGACGGTAACGAGAATCCTGGCTAA
- a CDS encoding glucosamine--fructose-6-phosphate aminotransferase (isomerizing), producing the protein MCGIVGYIGNRDSKEVLIEGLKKLEYRGYDSAGIAVFTNNGLEIRKSKGRIAMLEDKLKSEPIEGSVGIGHTRWATHGKPSDVNSHPHTDNSSKFSVVHNGIVENYLDLKDELGAKGHVFVSETDTEVISHLIADEYDGDIVSAVQRAVKRMRGAYALGVLTEYEPTKLVAVRFASPLVIGIGENENFIGSDIPAILEYTRNVYILNDGEMAVLTRSGVELMTTSGDIISKEIFHVDWDLVTAEKAGFDHFMLKEIHEQPKAYRDTMLGRISDDGKSVELKEIGMTTEQIRGISRIHIVACGTAFHAGLVGKTVIESLARIPVETDVASEYRYRSPIITPDTLVIVVSQSGETADTLAALREAKRNGARVLAITNVVGSSVARDADDVITTWAGPEIAVASTKGYSSQLIAFYLLGLYLAQERGTVEEAKVAEIVAAMNKLPDQVESILEQANVFKGVAESMSKHDNLFFIGRGLDFAVAQEGSLKLKEISYIHSEAYAAGELKHGTLALIEDGIPVIALVTQEDLYEKTLSNIKEVKARGAHVLGVANAGYEDEVMKSVDEVFSIPRTLPLLTPALSVVPLQLLSYHASLARGNDVDKPRNLAKSVTVE; encoded by the coding sequence ATGTGTGGAATCGTTGGCTATATCGGTAATCGGGATTCAAAGGAAGTTCTGATCGAAGGGCTCAAGAAGCTGGAGTACCGCGGGTACGACTCCGCTGGCATTGCCGTGTTTACGAACAATGGTTTGGAAATCCGCAAGTCCAAAGGCCGCATCGCTATGCTTGAGGATAAGCTGAAAAGCGAGCCAATCGAAGGCTCTGTCGGCATCGGACATACCCGCTGGGCGACGCATGGCAAGCCATCGGACGTGAACTCCCATCCGCATACCGACAACAGCTCCAAATTCTCGGTCGTGCATAACGGCATTGTCGAAAACTATTTGGACCTCAAGGATGAGCTCGGCGCAAAAGGTCATGTATTCGTGTCGGAAACCGACACTGAAGTCATCTCACATCTTATCGCGGATGAGTATGACGGTGATATTGTTTCTGCTGTACAGCGTGCTGTAAAAAGAATGAGAGGCGCTTATGCGCTTGGCGTTCTTACGGAATATGAGCCGACAAAGCTTGTAGCCGTGCGTTTTGCGAGCCCGCTTGTTATCGGCATTGGTGAGAATGAGAACTTTATCGGATCCGATATCCCGGCTATTCTGGAATATACCCGCAATGTTTATATTTTGAACGATGGCGAAATGGCTGTTCTGACGCGCTCTGGTGTCGAACTGATGACGACTTCGGGCGACATTATTTCCAAGGAAATATTCCATGTCGATTGGGATCTTGTTACGGCAGAAAAAGCCGGATTCGATCACTTCATGCTGAAGGAAATCCATGAGCAGCCAAAGGCTTACCGCGACACAATGCTGGGTCGCATCAGCGACGATGGCAAGTCGGTCGAGCTGAAGGAAATCGGTATGACGACCGAGCAAATTCGTGGTATTTCCCGTATTCACATCGTTGCTTGCGGCACGGCGTTCCATGCTGGACTCGTTGGCAAAACCGTTATCGAGAGCTTGGCGCGTATTCCGGTAGAGACGGATGTTGCATCTGAGTATCGCTACCGCTCGCCGATCATCACGCCGGATACGCTGGTAATCGTCGTGAGCCAATCCGGTGAAACGGCCGATACGCTCGCAGCTCTCCGCGAAGCGAAGCGTAATGGCGCTCGTGTACTGGCGATTACGAATGTTGTCGGCAGCTCGGTAGCTCGCGATGCGGACGATGTAATCACGACCTGGGCAGGCCCAGAGATCGCGGTTGCTTCGACAAAAGGCTACTCTTCGCAGCTGATTGCATTCTACCTGCTGGGTCTTTATTTGGCACAGGAACGCGGTACTGTGGAAGAGGCGAAGGTTGCGGAGATTGTTGCCGCTATGAACAAGCTGCCGGATCAAGTCGAAAGCATTCTGGAGCAAGCAAATGTGTTCAAAGGCGTGGCGGAGTCCATGTCGAAGCATGACAACCTGTTCTTCATTGGCCGCGGCCTCGACTTTGCCGTCGCTCAAGAGGGATCGCTGAAGCTGAAAGAAATCAGCTACATCCACTCCGAAGCGTATGCAGCTGGCGAGCTGAAGCACGGTACGCTGGCGCTGATTGAGGACGGTATTCCGGTCATCGCTTTGGTGACACAGGAGGATCTCTACGAGAAAACGCTGAGCAACATCAAGGAAGTTAAAGCTCGCGGAGCTCATGTACTTGGTGTAGCCAACGCCGGCTACGAAGACGAAGTGATGAAGTCCGTCGACGAGGTGTTCTCGATTCCACGGACGCTTCCGCTGCTGACCCCGGCCCTGTCGGTCGTGCCTCTCCAACTGCTGAGCTACCACGCCTCCCTGGCCCGTGGTAATGATGTTGATAAGCCAAGGAACTTGGCGAAGAGCGTGACGGTGGAGTAG
- a CDS encoding transcriptional regulator, producing MAIIINIDVMLAKRKMSVTELSERVGITMANLSILKNGKAKAVRFSTLEAICKTLDCQPGDILEYKSDEETQ from the coding sequence ATGGCAATTATTATTAATATTGATGTGATGTTAGCAAAACGAAAAATGAGCGTAACGGAGCTTTCGGAGAGGGTTGGAATTACTATGGCGAATCTTTCCATTCTTAAAAATGGGAAAGCAAAAGCGGTTCGTTTTTCAACTTTAGAAGCGATATGTAAGACTTTGGATTGTCAGCCAGGTGATATTTTGGAGTACAAAAGCGACGAAGAAACTCAATAA
- a CDS encoding drug resistance transporter, EmrB/QacA subfamily, with amino-acid sequence MSLQPSAASAAHSAPGTATNSRIVLAGILVGLIFSELDETIVTTAMPTIIRDLHGMSLYGWVAGIYALALTAFMPILGKMADLFGRKKIYLACMVLFIIGSIISGASGSMSMLLIGRGIQGIGAGGLMPIAMLIMTDMYPVEKRAKLMALVGPIMFIPQLAGPLLGGVIVDAISWHWIFFINIPVGVVAAILIGKGLQESRGEGKPSIDWAGAALILGAIVSLLLTPELVNMGSYTWHSPLIIGLLIIGAVLLAAFVWVESRAKEPVIPLHLFRNRTVVALGALIFLSMLGIQGSLASFPFYAQHVIGLSPTASGYMTLPVMAGGIGASIAVGWVITRIPYKDLIVVSLALPIAAFAMLSTIHAGTSIIFILVAFLLLGAGFGVLFGSDNLIVQESVDKRDGGSAIATVQLFQSFGVTIGFSLFGSLLSGRIESGVAGIADQLPAGSETAVASGAMPTGLSQHLIHAIESVYSNAFSFIFTLAGIIAVLAFATSWLLKREKLSSSPEPSGEEQVA; translated from the coding sequence CACCATCATCCGGGACCTGCACGGCATGTCCCTTTACGGCTGGGTCGCAGGCATCTACGCGCTGGCGCTTACCGCTTTCATGCCGATTCTCGGCAAGATGGCCGACCTTTTCGGCCGCAAAAAGATTTATCTCGCCTGCATGGTGCTGTTCATCATTGGCTCCATCATCAGCGGAGCATCCGGCTCCATGTCCATGCTGCTTATCGGTAGGGGCATCCAGGGCATCGGCGCCGGAGGCCTCATGCCGATCGCTATGCTGATCATGACGGATATGTACCCCGTGGAGAAACGAGCCAAATTAATGGCCCTCGTCGGGCCGATCATGTTCATCCCGCAGCTGGCAGGTCCACTTCTCGGAGGCGTCATTGTGGATGCCATCAGTTGGCACTGGATATTCTTTATCAATATCCCCGTAGGTGTCGTTGCAGCGATTCTAATCGGTAAAGGACTTCAGGAATCCCGCGGCGAGGGCAAGCCGTCCATCGACTGGGCGGGAGCTGCGCTTATCCTGGGCGCCATCGTATCGCTCCTGCTCACTCCCGAGCTGGTCAATATGGGCTCTTACACCTGGCATTCGCCGCTGATCATCGGCCTGCTTATTATAGGAGCCGTGCTGCTCGCCGCCTTTGTTTGGGTGGAGTCGCGCGCCAAGGAGCCGGTCATTCCGCTGCATCTGTTCCGCAACCGTACGGTCGTAGCGCTCGGGGCTTTAATTTTCCTGTCGATGCTCGGCATTCAAGGCTCTCTGGCTTCCTTTCCGTTCTACGCCCAGCATGTCATCGGCTTGTCGCCTACAGCCTCTGGCTACATGACACTCCCTGTCATGGCCGGTGGAATAGGAGCAAGTATCGCAGTCGGCTGGGTTATCACCCGAATTCCCTACAAGGATCTAATCGTAGTCTCCCTGGCGCTGCCGATTGCGGCGTTCGCGATGCTCTCGACGATCCATGCGGGCACCTCCATCATCTTTATTCTGGTTGCATTCCTGTTGCTGGGAGCGGGATTCGGCGTGTTATTCGGCTCAGACAACCTGATCGTCCAGGAGTCCGTGGACAAACGGGACGGCGGCAGCGCCATCGCAACGGTTCAGCTATTCCAGTCATTCGGCGTGACAATCGGCTTCAGCCTTTTCGGCAGCCTGCTGTCCGGAAGGATCGAGTCCGGCGTAGCAGGCATCGCAGACCAACTGCCAGCTGGCTCGGAAACAGCCGTCGCATCCGGCGCCATGCCCACCGGTTTATCCCAGCATCTCATCCATGCCATCGAGTCCGTTTACTCCAACGCTTTCTCCTTCATCTTCACACTGGCCGGCATCATCGCCGTGCTCGCCTTCGCCACAAGCTGGCTGCTGAAGCGGGAGAAGTTATCCTCTTCTCCAGAGCCGTCCGGCGAGGAGCAGGTTGCTTGA
- a CDS encoding RNA polymerase, sigma subunit, SigW: MKSIEANLIRLALKGDQRAFSELVGMYQDKLYHLAYRMLYNRQEAEDAVQETFLRVFRNMERYDDSMKFSTWIYRITTNLSIDRLRRRKPGFSLDAELPEHDGLDGYSMFASEDTSPEEEVLLSETQQIIRNAIDTLPPKYKTVMVLRYLEDLSLQEIGDVLDMPVTTIKTRVHRGREFLRKKLEHKL, encoded by the coding sequence GTGAAATCCATTGAAGCCAACTTGATCCGGCTCGCTCTCAAGGGAGATCAAAGAGCGTTCTCGGAGCTTGTAGGTATGTATCAAGACAAGCTGTACCATCTGGCATACCGGATGTTATACAATCGGCAGGAGGCCGAGGATGCCGTGCAGGAAACCTTCTTGCGCGTATTCCGCAACATGGAGCGGTATGACGATTCCATGAAGTTCTCCACCTGGATCTATCGCATTACGACCAACTTGTCCATCGACCGTCTGCGCCGTCGTAAGCCCGGTTTCTCGCTCGATGCAGAGCTGCCGGAGCACGACGGATTGGACGGCTATTCGATGTTCGCGAGTGAGGATACTTCTCCCGAAGAGGAAGTGCTGCTGTCGGAGACCCAGCAGATTATTCGCAATGCGATTGACACCCTTCCACCGAAGTACAAGACGGTTATGGTGCTCCGCTATTTGGAGGATCTATCCTTGCAGGAAATCGGTGATGTGCTTGATATGCCGGTCACAACGATTAAGACACGTGTCCATCGCGGCAGAGAATTCTTGAGAAAAAAGCTGGAGCATAAATTATAA
- a CDS encoding diadenylate cyclase, giving the protein MSFFTEMTWQNWIRNIIDIGIVSYIIYKLILLVRGTRAVQLIKGILLLVLTWAISTWFDLYTLKWLMNQMFTFGVVTILVIFQPELRRALEQLGRGKLFARTSSVDRDQLNERISELIKAVQFMSKRKIGALIVFERSTGLSELIESGIKMESTISSELLINIFTPNTPLHDGAIIIRGPQIMAAACYLPLSENPFISKELGTRHRAAIGVSEVTDAVSVVVSEETGQVTLAVGGMIVRDIKEESLISKLFEELTQQNGQAVKPKTKFLFRKKKEGDANG; this is encoded by the coding sequence ATGAGTTTTTTCACCGAAATGACATGGCAAAACTGGATCCGGAACATTATCGACATCGGGATCGTCAGTTATATCATCTATAAATTAATTTTGCTTGTCCGTGGAACACGAGCGGTCCAGCTGATCAAAGGCATTCTGCTACTCGTACTCACTTGGGCGATCAGCACCTGGTTCGATCTCTACACGCTCAAGTGGTTAATGAACCAAATGTTCACCTTCGGCGTTGTCACTATCCTCGTTATCTTCCAACCTGAGCTGCGGCGCGCGTTGGAGCAGCTTGGACGCGGCAAGCTGTTTGCACGTACCTCCTCGGTCGACCGTGACCAGCTCAATGAGCGCATCTCGGAGCTGATCAAGGCGGTTCAGTTCATGTCGAAGCGGAAGATAGGGGCTTTGATCGTATTTGAGCGCAGCACGGGATTGAGCGAGTTAATCGAATCCGGCATTAAGATGGAGTCGACCATCAGCTCGGAGCTGCTTATTAATATTTTCACGCCTAATACGCCGCTTCATGATGGAGCGATCATTATTCGCGGACCGCAGATTATGGCGGCTGCTTGTTACCTTCCTCTATCGGAGAATCCTTTCATTAGCAAGGAGCTAGGCACGCGGCATCGCGCAGCAATCGGTGTCAGCGAGGTGACCGACGCCGTATCGGTAGTCGTATCCGAGGAGACAGGACAAGTTACGCTCGCAGTAGGCGGCATGATTGTCCGGGACATCAAGGAAGAGTCGCTTATTTCCAAGCTGTTCGAGGAACTTACTCAACAGAACGGGCAGGCTGTGAAGCCTAAGACCAAGTTCCTTTTCCGTAAAAAGAAAGAAGGGGATGCCAATGGATAA
- a CDS encoding phosphoglucosamine mutase produces the protein MGKYFGTDGVRGVANLELTPELAYKIGRCGGYVLTAGAHKPTVVIGLDTRISGPMLESALIAGLLSIGASVVRLGVVSTPAVAYLTRLLKADAGVMISASHNPVADNGIKFFGGDGFKLTDETELEIERLMDAETDELPRPIGGDIGTVEDHKSGKREYLDFLKTTVSSKFDGLKIVLDCANGSAYELAPQVFRELGAEIITVGAEPNGRNINDGVGSTHPEYLRDEVLRHGADFGLSFDGDADRLIAIDENGEEVDGDFILCICGDAMKRAGTLKNDTVVTTVMSNIGFFKAAEGLGLGTARTAVGDRYVMEEMRRGGYNLGGEQSGHVIFLDYNTTGDGILTALQLTDTLVKSGRKLGELKKLMRKYPQVLINVRVADKSLYNDNAAILAAVQKVEQELGDNGRVLVRPSGTESLIRVMAEGPDKEQVAAYVDEIVHVVKAELG, from the coding sequence ATGGGCAAATATTTCGGAACCGACGGAGTACGGGGAGTAGCAAACCTCGAGCTGACGCCGGAGCTTGCATATAAAATTGGTCGCTGCGGCGGCTACGTTCTGACAGCGGGAGCACATAAACCAACTGTTGTAATCGGTCTTGATACTCGGATCTCGGGTCCAATGCTGGAATCCGCGCTTATCGCGGGTCTGCTTTCCATCGGAGCGAGCGTTGTTCGTCTCGGCGTTGTCTCCACGCCTGCAGTAGCTTACTTGACCCGTTTGCTGAAAGCAGATGCTGGCGTTATGATCTCCGCTTCGCATAATCCGGTTGCGGATAACGGCATTAAGTTTTTCGGCGGGGATGGCTTCAAGCTGACCGACGAGACGGAGCTTGAGATCGAGCGCTTGATGGATGCTGAGACAGACGAGCTGCCGCGTCCAATTGGCGGCGACATCGGTACGGTAGAGGATCACAAGAGTGGTAAGCGCGAATACCTCGACTTCTTGAAGACCACAGTGTCCTCGAAGTTTGATGGTCTTAAGATCGTGCTCGATTGCGCCAATGGCTCTGCTTACGAGCTGGCGCCGCAAGTATTCCGCGAGCTTGGAGCGGAGATCATTACTGTCGGTGCAGAGCCGAACGGCCGCAATATCAATGATGGCGTTGGTTCTACGCATCCAGAGTATTTGCGCGATGAAGTGTTGCGCCATGGCGCAGACTTCGGTCTGAGCTTCGACGGCGACGCTGATCGACTGATCGCGATTGATGAGAATGGCGAAGAAGTTGATGGCGACTTCATCCTCTGCATCTGTGGCGATGCCATGAAGCGTGCTGGTACGTTGAAAAATGATACCGTTGTTACTACGGTAATGAGCAACATCGGCTTTTTCAAAGCGGCGGAGGGCCTCGGCCTCGGTACGGCACGTACCGCTGTCGGCGATCGCTACGTTATGGAAGAGATGCGTCGCGGTGGTTACAATCTGGGCGGCGAACAGTCTGGTCATGTTATTTTCCTCGATTATAATACAACGGGAGACGGCATTCTGACCGCGCTTCAGCTGACAGATACGCTCGTAAAATCTGGCCGCAAGCTAGGAGAGCTCAAGAAGCTCATGCGTAAATACCCGCAAGTGCTCATCAATGTGCGCGTAGCCGACAAGTCGCTCTACAATGATAATGCAGCGATCCTCGCAGCAGTTCAAAAGGTCGAGCAGGAGCTTGGCGACAATGGCCGAGTGCTGGTTCGTCCATCCGGTACGGAATCGCTTATCCGCGTCATGGCGGAAGGACCGGACAAAGAGCAAGTGGCGGCATATGTCGATGAAATCGTGCATGTCGTAAAGGCTGAGCTTGGCTAG
- a CDS encoding Transmembrane transcriptional regulator (anti-sigma factor RsiW), giving the protein MNCNVAIVWMHDYIDGELPREDAVTLKQHLISCPACRARFDQLEKTEALLSSVMAEPKGQAISPAASAALTAKILKQIPPPARHRDWTGWIRRHPAVTAAAVFVLVMMASLAPTVNNGSELIVRGDDLKQVIIDGHTVIVPEGSQINGSLTVENGTADVRGQVQGSVTVIDGSLLTASTAQIAGQTRTIDQLLDRFWYKVTQTFGSKP; this is encoded by the coding sequence ATGAATTGTAATGTCGCAATCGTCTGGATGCACGACTATATAGACGGCGAGCTTCCTCGCGAAGATGCCGTCACCCTCAAACAGCATCTAATTTCCTGCCCTGCTTGCAGAGCTCGATTCGATCAGTTGGAGAAAACGGAAGCACTTCTCTCCTCGGTTATGGCTGAGCCAAAGGGACAGGCGATTTCGCCGGCCGCTTCTGCTGCGCTAACTGCAAAGATTTTAAAACAAATTCCGCCTCCCGCTCGTCATAGAGATTGGACGGGATGGATTCGCAGACATCCTGCTGTAACGGCAGCAGCCGTGTTTGTTCTGGTTATGATGGCCAGTCTTGCACCTACAGTCAATAACGGATCGGAGCTGATCGTCAGAGGCGATGACCTGAAGCAGGTTATTATCGATGGTCATACGGTTATCGTTCCGGAGGGCTCGCAGATTAATGGGAGTCTGACCGTAGAGAATGGTACGGCCGATGTACGTGGACAGGTGCAAGGCAGTGTGACCGTCATAGACGGATCGCTGCTGACGGCTTCCACGGCCCAGATTGCCGGCCAGACGCGTACGATTGATCAGCTGCTGGATCGTTTTTGGTACAAAGTGACTCAGACTTTTGGCAGTAAGCCTTAA
- a CDS encoding UDP-N-acetylglucosamine/UDP-N-acetylgalactosaminediphosphorylase/putative uridylyltransferase: MDNRYDELYKNAQAYGQEHLLKFYPSLPEASKRKLLDQIEKLDFDALRELFHHTNQPSVSIDGISPIEGYESEDYNEEERQQLIETGWNRLRQGKVAALVVAGGQGSRLGHEGPKGTYNIGLPSGKSLFQLQAERLLNLSRRAGRSIPWYIMTSPDNHQDTIQHFQVSEYFGYIPEDIFFFCQNVLPALDSVGRVLLSDKDEIGLTPSGNGDVFDSIKRSGVLDDLKRRNVEWLFYYNVDNALVRVVDPLFVGAAAYHNHPIATKVAEKAYPEEKVGSLCLKDGRPAVLEYMDMPKELMFATESSGRLTYGLANLSIHLFRTDFIERYVNTNIPYHAAHKAVKYIDDHGHPVQPASANAFKFEKFIFDFFSLAERMTVLKIRREEEFAPVKNKEGKDSPASARLLVQELYNRWLLEAGAAPSELEGRDIEISPLVSYAGEGLAPEVLKSLLEA; the protein is encoded by the coding sequence GTGGATAACCGATATGACGAGCTCTACAAAAATGCGCAGGCTTACGGCCAGGAGCATCTACTCAAGTTTTACCCGTCACTTCCCGAAGCTTCGAAAAGAAAGCTGCTGGATCAGATAGAAAAGCTGGATTTTGACGCTCTCCGCGAGCTTTTCCATCATACGAATCAACCATCGGTAAGCATCGACGGTATTTCGCCTATTGAAGGGTACGAATCGGAGGATTACAACGAGGAGGAGCGGCAACAATTGATCGAAACTGGCTGGAACCGGCTTCGTCAAGGCAAGGTCGCGGCTCTTGTCGTCGCCGGAGGGCAGGGTAGCCGCCTGGGACATGAAGGACCGAAGGGAACCTATAACATCGGGCTGCCTTCAGGAAAGTCGCTGTTCCAGCTGCAGGCCGAGCGCTTGCTCAACTTGTCCCGGAGAGCCGGCCGGTCCATCCCCTGGTACATTATGACCAGCCCGGACAATCATCAGGATACAATACAACATTTCCAGGTATCAGAGTATTTCGGCTATATCCCGGAAGACATTTTCTTCTTCTGTCAAAATGTCCTGCCTGCACTGGATTCTGTAGGACGCGTCCTGCTCTCCGACAAGGATGAAATTGGCCTTACCCCTAGTGGGAATGGCGACGTCTTTGATTCCATTAAGCGATCCGGCGTATTAGACGACCTCAAGCGTCGGAATGTGGAGTGGCTTTTCTATTACAATGTCGACAATGCCTTAGTACGAGTCGTTGATCCGCTGTTTGTAGGGGCTGCCGCGTATCATAACCATCCGATTGCCACCAAAGTCGCTGAAAAAGCCTACCCCGAGGAAAAAGTCGGCTCTCTTTGTCTGAAGGACGGCCGACCCGCCGTCCTAGAATACATGGACATGCCCAAGGAGTTAATGTTCGCAACCGAGAGCTCGGGACGATTGACCTACGGACTGGCCAACCTTTCGATCCATCTGTTTCGCACCGATTTCATCGAACGATATGTAAATACGAATATCCCTTATCACGCCGCCCATAAAGCGGTCAAATACATAGACGATCATGGCCATCCGGTTCAGCCGGCATCGGCTAACGCTTTTAAATTCGAAAAATTCATCTTTGATTTTTTTTCGCTTGCCGAACGAATGACGGTATTGAAAATACGGAGAGAGGAAGAGTTTGCACCTGTAAAAAACAAGGAGGGCAAGGACAGCCCGGCGTCAGCTCGCCTACTTGTTCAGGAATTGTATAACAGGTGGCTCCTGGAAGCAGGCGCAGCCCCCTCCGAGCTGGAAGGTCGGGATATAGAAATTTCCCCATTGGTTTCTTATGCGGGGGAGGGACTGGCACCGGAAGTTTTGAAATCTCTTCTTGAAGCATAG